One genomic region from Salvia hispanica cultivar TCC Black 2014 chromosome 2, UniMelb_Shisp_WGS_1.0, whole genome shotgun sequence encodes:
- the LOC125205627 gene encoding uncharacterized protein LOC125205627 isoform X2: MDAVVNSALEEICCGAAEGLNLSDLWAKIGPTLAARGLPICPSLKRAVWENLAEIPELKLVACNGASSKLAEALLNYTAEECEQMNVKIVAPEAMRRSFLGLYDVGTSESSLADIQRFILERLAAARNNGIAQNDLTKELQIPANNLCYQFKTLETKGLIVKQPTVIRKNGSIVSTNMLYLARYARHFGSQQRLEITRTDQMLMGGEGADGHDVVNGIVAESVSVKDFIPALKAICDKLEKAEGKVLVVSDIKKDLGYRGPHGHRSWRNICQRLKDARVVEECRTIIKNKEVDCLRLLQSFSTSLFEPRPHGRGSDDMDIEESQILSKRGLVTEEVVELPILRQVYDMINAAGSKGLTTTEVCKRLGLCCKEYHKRYFKPLMSIFGVHSLKESHKKGEVFRLWTSCNFKPEASNMTPIEGETVRQGVIESKSLAVNQYLLKDSSQPVKMLDTSMYVGNNNGDNESVNDAAGKTEASNCMTVDECSTGPLVLCNTQSSDVEQCTGVLAEEPLQGSMPVPNFNVPDTHHLALVNSPKRRSHPRSSSLAFHASSSRKEQHIIKILEEEKILLKPELHRHLESLETEKNTVMDRKTLERILNKIQQEGNCKCIHVSVPGVTNCGRSRTTEVVLHPSVFNVSSELLTQIHDKMRCFDIQLRKEAYMLQKKSKSVPILDNVQRIPCSVQGQPEHAGLMRANGFVLAKMVRTRLLHTFLWGSVCSSPGWDQALFFSDHSRDLENPHSSCKLFELNLSIRSMPLELFLQVVGSTEKLDVLEECKSGLLLRDLPMEKQNCLIDTRASNRLSYLVDILRRLKLIRLMSKGNAEDGSSSLHTTLTYALEFKPYLEEPTSTVSSSGHLADLRPQIRHDFVLSSKKAVDEYWGTLEYCYAAAKSKAALLAFPGSAVSQIFHPKSWASARVMTAAQRAELLKRIAQDGSKKKLSFKDCEKIAEDLNLTLQQVLRFYDDKRRQYAARPTSSVDAEGEELQAVNGKRTVSSRKRRRASDRISSKLANEHSGLEAANSLLDPDKQPTVEQGSLTATMKDDDDQSQRNSERLSEEDKGVYSFKRALSRLNPARQKKFFWSEEAERQLVIVYARHRAARGAKFHRTEWLSISNLPAPPDACKRRMALLNSFIPFREAVMKLCTILSDQYAKYIEKFQDKMSINADSEEMIRGPASEEAGMLEKWANFDEDIIKVALDDVLRCKRLAKLNAARETFPEQEISVHDDVEDCGQSGQLSSTEQRLRKKLHINTGATILRQMHESVAVANAVELFKLIFLSKSKAPEAPTLLAETLRRYSEHDLCAAFNYLREKKIMIGGGSGQFELSQTFLHSITSTEFPADTGSRAAKLALWLHERENDLVEEGIEAPSDLQCGVGETEDNRPSKRKSDTAEPDGGSPQKLRKTFAGDSEMSSRREKGFASIKLCLKRETIPRIMAMDSLGKVNMYPTPFLGGNDQSNISSALDDIADHASDIIDTGTIDHPTFQLSESQWEAMTDYAKHLFSSCSYEVNSLLLQPDLFKTLYSAIQKSGDNGLRMKEIQKFLNIKEEKILEVIIDVLEAFGRALKVNAYNSVHVVDSLYRSKYFLTSIDDRVAHHLKSQRKTKDGEASPFDLDNQREILAASEDMINTNDIEGHRVTILNCPIGVTDPPEVASTKVTRVENLECCSTHSNRICRPLLPWMNGDGTINELIYNRLLRRVLGIVVLNPGILEDEIINRMQGLNPQSCRQLLQMMILNNHITTRKMQQMTSSQPPSILANLLGDTCKKSKLVCRVHFFANPSTTTLL, from the exons ATGCTATATCTTGCTCGTTATGCAAGGCATTTCGGTTCTCAGCAGAGGCTTGAAATCACTAGGACAGATCAGATGTTGATGGGCGGGGAGGGTGCAGACGGTCATGATGTGGTTAACGGAATTGTGGCCGAGAGTGTATCTGTCAAAGATTTCATACCAGCACTGAAAGCCATTTGCGACAAACTTGAAAAAGCTGAGGGCAAG GTTCTGGTTGTCTCAGATATAAAAAAAGACCTCGGTTATCGGGGGCCTCATGGTCACAGAAGTTGGAGAAAT ATATGTCAGAGGTTGAAAGATGCTCGAGTGGTAGAAGAGTGTCGTACAATAATCAAGAATAAG gaGGTTGATTGTTTACGTCTACTTCAAAGTTTCTCAACATCACTTTTTGAGCCAAGACCTCATGGACGTGGATCTGATGATATGGACATAGAAGAATCacaaattttgtcaaagagAGGACTAGTTACTGAAGAAGTTGTAGAGCTTCCCATCTTGCGTCAGGTGTATGACATGATTAATGCTGCAGGGTCAAAAGGATtaaccactacagaa GTATGTAAAAGGCTTGGACTATGCTGTAAGGAGTACCACAAGCGATATTTTAAACCGTTGATGTCTATATTTGGTGTTCATTCTTTAAAGGAAAGCCACAAAAAAGGCGAGGTCTTCCGACTTTGGACATCTTGTAACTTCAAACCAGAAGCATCCAACATGACACCCATTGAAGGAGAAACAGTTCGTCAGGGAGTTATTGAATCTAAATCACTAGCTGTGAACCAGTACCTTCTTAAGGATTCATCTCAGCCTGTGAAGATGCTAGATACTTCTATGTATGTAGGGAATAACAATGGAGATAATGAAAGTGTGAATGATGCAGCTGGCAAAACTGAAGCTTCTAACTGTATGACTGTGGATGAATGTTCTACTGGTCCGCTTGTGTTATGCAATACACAGAGTTCTGATGTGGAGCAATGCACTGGGGTACTTGCCGAGGAACCATTGCAGGGAAGTATGCCAGTACCTAACTTTAATGTGCCAGACACACACCATCTTGCTCTTGTAAATTCTCCAAAGCGTCGATCACATCCAAGGTCTTCCAGTCTTGCATTTCATGCATCCAGTTCACGGAAGGAGCAGCATATAATCAAGATTTTGGAG GAGGAGAAAATCCTATTAAAACCTGAGCTCCACAGGCATCTTGAGAGTCTTGAGACGGAAAAGAACACAGTGATGGATAGGAAGACCTTGGAACGTattcttaacaaaattcaGCAAGAAGGAAATTGTAAATGCATCCATGTGAGTGTCCCAGGCGTGACAAATTGTGGTCGCAGCAGGACAACAGAAGTTGTCCTCCATCCTTCAGTTTTTAATGTCTCATCTGAATTATTGACTCAAATCCATGATAAGATGAGGTGTTTTGACATCCAACTGCGAAAGGAAGCATATATGCTGCAGAAGAAAAGCAAATCAGTTCCTATATTAGACAATGTGCAGAGAATCCCCTGTAGCGTGCAGGGCCAACCAGAGCATGCAGGATTGATGCGTGCTAATGGATTTGTGCTGGCAAAAATGGTTAGGACAAGGCTTCTTCACACCTTTCTTTGGGGTTCGGTCTGCAGTTCCCCTGGTTGGGATCAAGCTTTATTCTTTAGTGACCATTCTCGTGATTTAGAAAATCCACACAGCTCTTGTAAGTTATTTGAGTTAAATCTATCAATTAGGTCAATGCCACTTGAACTGTTTTTACAAGTAGTTGGATCTACTGAAAAGTTGGATGTGCTCGAGGAGTGTAAAAGCGGCTTGTTACTTCGTGATCTTCCtatggaaaaacaaaattgccTGATAGATACTAGAGCATCTAATCGCTTGTCGTATCTAGTCGACATACTACGGCGTTTGAAG CTCATTCGTCTAATGAGCAAGGGGAATGCAGAAGATGGATCCAGCAGCCTCCACACTACTCTTACTTATGCATTGGAATTTAAGCCTTACCTTGAGGAACCAACATCAACTGTTTCATCATCTGGCCATTTAGCTGATCTACGCCCTCAAATCAGACATGATTTTGTCCTTTCGAGTAAAAAAGCTGTGGATGAATACTGGGGTACTCTGGAGTATTGTTATGCTGCAGCTAAATCAAAGGCCGCATTACTCGCATTTCCCGGATCTGCAGTTAGTCAG ATATTTCATCCAAAATCATGGGCATCTGCCCGGGTCATGACAGCTGCCCAGCGAGCAGAACTTCTGAAGCGCATAGCTCAAGATGGCTCAAAGAAGAAGCTTTCATTCAAAGACTGTGAGAAGATTGCTGAAGATCTCAATTTGACACTGCAGCAG GTGCTCCGTTTCTATGATGACAAGAGGCGGCAGTATGCTGCTAGACCTACGAGTTCTGTGGATGCTGAAGGTGAAGAGCTTCAGGCAGTCAACGGAAAACGTACAGTATCTTCACGGAAGAGGAGGCGTGCATCAGACAGAATTTCCTCAAAGCTTGCAAATGAACATTCAGGTCTGGAGGCAGCTAATTCTTTGTTAGATCCAGATAAGCAGCCTACTGTAGAACAAGGTTCTTTGACAGCTACTATGAAAGATGATGATGACCAGTCTCAGAGAAATTCTGAAAGGTTGAGTGAAGAAGATAAGGGGGTCTATTCTTTCAAGCGAGCACTATCACGGTTGAACCCAGCACGGCAGAAAAAGTTTTTTTGGTCAGAGGAGGCTGAGAG GCAATTAGTGATTGTATATGCTAGACACCGAGCTGCTCGGGGGGCAAAATTTCACCGTACAGAATGGCTGTCAATTTCAAATCTCCCAGCACCTCCTGATGCGTGCAAAAGAAGAATGGCGTTGTTAAATAGTTTTATCCCTTTCAGAGAGGCTGTTATGAAACTATGCACTATTCTTTCAGACCAATATGCAAAGTACATTGAGAAGTTCCAGGACAAGATGTCGATTAATGCAGATTCTGAAGAGATGATTCGTGGTCCTGCCTCTGAAGAAGCTGGCATGCTTGAGAAATGGGCTAATTTTGATGAGGATATTATTAAGGTTGCATTGGATGATGTCTTAAGATGCAAAAGATTGGCTAAGCTGAATGCTGCTCGGGAAACGTTCCCGGAGCAGGAAATAAGCGTGCATGAT GACGTCGAAGATTGTGGTCAGAGTGGTCAATTATCAAGCACCGAGCAACgtcttagaaaaaaattgcatataaATACGGGTGCAACAATTTTGAGACAG ATGCATGAATCAGTTGCTGTTGCAAATGCTGTGGAGCTATTTAAGCTTATCTTTCTAAGCAAATCGAAAGCTCCAGAAGCACCGACTTTACTGGCCGAAACACTACGTCGTTATTCTGAGCATGACCTCTGTGCTGCTTTTAATTacttgagagagaagaaaattatG ATTGGAGGTGGCAGTGGTCAATTTGAATTATCACAGACCTTCTTGCATAGTATCACTTCAACTGAATTTCCCGCTGATACTGGAAGCAGAGCTGCTAAGCTTGCTCTCTGGCTtcatgagagagaaaatgatttAGTCGAAGAGGGCATTGAAGCTCCATCAGATCTCCAGTGTG GTGTTGGAGAGACAGAAGATAACAGACCTTCTAAACGTAAAAGTGATACCGCAGAGCCTGATGGCGGATCaccacaaaaattaagaaaaacattTGCTGGGGACAGTGAGATGTCTTCTCGGAGAGAAAAAGGGTTTGCCAGCATAAAGTTATGCTTGAAACGTGAAACAATTCCAAGAATAATGGCCATGGACTCGCTCGGAAAGGTGAACATGTATCCAACCCCATTTCTTGGTGGAAACGATCAAAGCAATATTTCGTCTGCTTTGGATGACATTGCTGATCATGCAAGTGATATTATTGATACTGGGACGATAGATCATCCCACTTTCCAGCTTAGCGAATCTCAATGGGAAGCTATGACGGACTATGCCAAGCATCTATTTTCTTCATGTTCTTATGAAGTAAATAGTCTGTTGCTTCAACCCGACTTATTCAAAACACTCTATTCAGCCATTCAGAAGTCTGGTGACAACGGTTTGAGAATGAAAGAGATCCAAAAATTTCTGAACATCAAGG aagagaaaatattggAAGTTATAATCGATGTGCTTGAAGCATTTGGGCGAGCGTTAAAG GTCAATGCTTACAATTCAGTTCACGTGGTTGATTCTCTATATCGATCGAAATATTTCTTGACCAGTATAGATGATCGTGTTGCTCATCATCTCAAATCGCAAAGGAAAACCAAGGACGGTGAGGCTTCACCTTTTGATCTTGATAATCAAAGGGAGATTTTGGCTGCCTCGGAGGATATGATCAACACAAATGACATTGAAGGACACAGagtcacaattttaaattgtccCATAGGCGTCACAGATCCTCCTGAAGTTGCTTCGACCAAAGTGACTAGAGTAGAAAATCTTGAATGCTGTAGTACTCATTCAAATAGGATATGTAGACCCCTGTTGCCATGGATGAATGGAGATGGTACTATAAATGAGCTTATATACAACAGGCTTCTTCGCCGTGTTCTTGGTATTGTTGTGCTAAATCCAGGGATATTAGAG GATGAAATCATAAATCGGATGCAAGGTCTAAATCCTCAG AGCTGCAGGCAGCTGCTACAGATGATGATTCTGAATAACCACATAACTACCCGAAAAATGCAGCAGATGACATCTTCTCAGCCTCCATCCATTCTGGCAAATCTTCTTGGTGATACATGCAAAAAGTCTAAGCTGGTATGTCGAGTCCATTTCTTTGCGAATCCCTCGACCACAACCTTGTTGTAG
- the LOC125205627 gene encoding uncharacterized protein LOC125205627 isoform X1: protein MDAVVNSALEEICCGAAEGLNLSDLWAKIGPTLAARGLPICPSLKRAVWENLAEIPELKLVACNGASSKLAEALLNYTAEECEQMNVKIVAPEAMRRSFLGLYDVGTSESSLADIQRFILERLAAARNNGIAQNDLTKELQIPANNLCYQFKTLETKGLIVKQPTVIRKNGSIVSTNMLYLARYARHFGSQQRLEITRTDQMLMGGEGADGHDVVNGIVAESVSVKDFIPALKAICDKLEKAEGKVLVVSDIKKDLGYRGPHGHRSWRNICQRLKDARVVEECRTIIKNKEVDCLRLLQSFSTSLFEPRPHGRGSDDMDIEESQILSKRGLVTEEVVELPILRQVYDMINAAGSKGLTTTEVCKRLGLCCKEYHKRYFKPLMSIFGVHSLKESHKKGEVFRLWTSCNFKPEASNMTPIEGETVRQGVIESKSLAVNQYLLKDSSQPVKMLDTSMYVGNNNGDNESVNDAAGKTEASNCMTVDECSTGPLVLCNTQSSDVEQCTGVLAEEPLQGSMPVPNFNVPDTHHLALVNSPKRRSHPRSSSLAFHASSSRKEQHIIKILEEEKILLKPELHRHLESLETEKNTVMDRKTLERILNKIQQEGNCKCIHVSVPGVTNCGRSRTTEVVLHPSVFNVSSELLTQIHDKMRCFDIQLRKEAYMLQKKSKSVPILDNVQRIPCSVQGQPEHAGLMRANGFVLAKMVRTRLLHTFLWGSVCSSPGWDQALFFSDHSRDLENPHSSCKLFELNLSIRSMPLELFLQVVGSTEKLDVLEECKSGLLLRDLPMEKQNCLIDTRASNRLSYLVDILRRLKLIRLMSKGNAEDGSSSLHTTLTYALEFKPYLEEPTSTVSSSGHLADLRPQIRHDFVLSSKKAVDEYWGTLEYCYAAAKSKAALLAFPGSAVSQIFHPKSWASARVMTAAQRAELLKRIAQDGSKKKLSFKDCEKIAEDLNLTLQQVLRFYDDKRRQYAARPTSSVDAEGEELQAVNGKRTVSSRKRRRASDRISSKLANEHSGLEAANSLLDPDKQPTVEQGSLTATMKDDDDQSQRNSERLSEEDKGVYSFKRALSRLNPARQKKFFWSEEAERQLVIVYARHRAARGAKFHRTEWLSISNLPAPPDACKRRMALLNSFIPFREAVMKLCTILSDQYAKYIEKFQDKMSINADSEEMIRGPASEEAGMLEKWANFDEDIIKVALDDVLRCKRLAKLNAARETFPEQEISVHDDVEDCGQSGQLSSTEQRLRKKLHINTGATILRQMHESVAVANAVELFKLIFLSKSKAPEAPTLLAETLRRYSEHDLCAAFNYLREKKIMIGGGSGQFELSQTFLHSITSTEFPADTGSRAAKLALWLHERENDLVEEGIEAPSDLQCGEVFSLCTLLSSGELSITPLLPNEGVGETEDNRPSKRKSDTAEPDGGSPQKLRKTFAGDSEMSSRREKGFASIKLCLKRETIPRIMAMDSLGKVNMYPTPFLGGNDQSNISSALDDIADHASDIIDTGTIDHPTFQLSESQWEAMTDYAKHLFSSCSYEVNSLLLQPDLFKTLYSAIQKSGDNGLRMKEIQKFLNIKEEKILEVIIDVLEAFGRALKVNAYNSVHVVDSLYRSKYFLTSIDDRVAHHLKSQRKTKDGEASPFDLDNQREILAASEDMINTNDIEGHRVTILNCPIGVTDPPEVASTKVTRVENLECCSTHSNRICRPLLPWMNGDGTINELIYNRLLRRVLGIVVLNPGILEDEIINRMQGLNPQSCRQLLQMMILNNHITTRKMQQMTSSQPPSILANLLGDTCKKSKLVCRVHFFANPSTTTLL from the exons ATGCTATATCTTGCTCGTTATGCAAGGCATTTCGGTTCTCAGCAGAGGCTTGAAATCACTAGGACAGATCAGATGTTGATGGGCGGGGAGGGTGCAGACGGTCATGATGTGGTTAACGGAATTGTGGCCGAGAGTGTATCTGTCAAAGATTTCATACCAGCACTGAAAGCCATTTGCGACAAACTTGAAAAAGCTGAGGGCAAG GTTCTGGTTGTCTCAGATATAAAAAAAGACCTCGGTTATCGGGGGCCTCATGGTCACAGAAGTTGGAGAAAT ATATGTCAGAGGTTGAAAGATGCTCGAGTGGTAGAAGAGTGTCGTACAATAATCAAGAATAAG gaGGTTGATTGTTTACGTCTACTTCAAAGTTTCTCAACATCACTTTTTGAGCCAAGACCTCATGGACGTGGATCTGATGATATGGACATAGAAGAATCacaaattttgtcaaagagAGGACTAGTTACTGAAGAAGTTGTAGAGCTTCCCATCTTGCGTCAGGTGTATGACATGATTAATGCTGCAGGGTCAAAAGGATtaaccactacagaa GTATGTAAAAGGCTTGGACTATGCTGTAAGGAGTACCACAAGCGATATTTTAAACCGTTGATGTCTATATTTGGTGTTCATTCTTTAAAGGAAAGCCACAAAAAAGGCGAGGTCTTCCGACTTTGGACATCTTGTAACTTCAAACCAGAAGCATCCAACATGACACCCATTGAAGGAGAAACAGTTCGTCAGGGAGTTATTGAATCTAAATCACTAGCTGTGAACCAGTACCTTCTTAAGGATTCATCTCAGCCTGTGAAGATGCTAGATACTTCTATGTATGTAGGGAATAACAATGGAGATAATGAAAGTGTGAATGATGCAGCTGGCAAAACTGAAGCTTCTAACTGTATGACTGTGGATGAATGTTCTACTGGTCCGCTTGTGTTATGCAATACACAGAGTTCTGATGTGGAGCAATGCACTGGGGTACTTGCCGAGGAACCATTGCAGGGAAGTATGCCAGTACCTAACTTTAATGTGCCAGACACACACCATCTTGCTCTTGTAAATTCTCCAAAGCGTCGATCACATCCAAGGTCTTCCAGTCTTGCATTTCATGCATCCAGTTCACGGAAGGAGCAGCATATAATCAAGATTTTGGAG GAGGAGAAAATCCTATTAAAACCTGAGCTCCACAGGCATCTTGAGAGTCTTGAGACGGAAAAGAACACAGTGATGGATAGGAAGACCTTGGAACGTattcttaacaaaattcaGCAAGAAGGAAATTGTAAATGCATCCATGTGAGTGTCCCAGGCGTGACAAATTGTGGTCGCAGCAGGACAACAGAAGTTGTCCTCCATCCTTCAGTTTTTAATGTCTCATCTGAATTATTGACTCAAATCCATGATAAGATGAGGTGTTTTGACATCCAACTGCGAAAGGAAGCATATATGCTGCAGAAGAAAAGCAAATCAGTTCCTATATTAGACAATGTGCAGAGAATCCCCTGTAGCGTGCAGGGCCAACCAGAGCATGCAGGATTGATGCGTGCTAATGGATTTGTGCTGGCAAAAATGGTTAGGACAAGGCTTCTTCACACCTTTCTTTGGGGTTCGGTCTGCAGTTCCCCTGGTTGGGATCAAGCTTTATTCTTTAGTGACCATTCTCGTGATTTAGAAAATCCACACAGCTCTTGTAAGTTATTTGAGTTAAATCTATCAATTAGGTCAATGCCACTTGAACTGTTTTTACAAGTAGTTGGATCTACTGAAAAGTTGGATGTGCTCGAGGAGTGTAAAAGCGGCTTGTTACTTCGTGATCTTCCtatggaaaaacaaaattgccTGATAGATACTAGAGCATCTAATCGCTTGTCGTATCTAGTCGACATACTACGGCGTTTGAAG CTCATTCGTCTAATGAGCAAGGGGAATGCAGAAGATGGATCCAGCAGCCTCCACACTACTCTTACTTATGCATTGGAATTTAAGCCTTACCTTGAGGAACCAACATCAACTGTTTCATCATCTGGCCATTTAGCTGATCTACGCCCTCAAATCAGACATGATTTTGTCCTTTCGAGTAAAAAAGCTGTGGATGAATACTGGGGTACTCTGGAGTATTGTTATGCTGCAGCTAAATCAAAGGCCGCATTACTCGCATTTCCCGGATCTGCAGTTAGTCAG ATATTTCATCCAAAATCATGGGCATCTGCCCGGGTCATGACAGCTGCCCAGCGAGCAGAACTTCTGAAGCGCATAGCTCAAGATGGCTCAAAGAAGAAGCTTTCATTCAAAGACTGTGAGAAGATTGCTGAAGATCTCAATTTGACACTGCAGCAG GTGCTCCGTTTCTATGATGACAAGAGGCGGCAGTATGCTGCTAGACCTACGAGTTCTGTGGATGCTGAAGGTGAAGAGCTTCAGGCAGTCAACGGAAAACGTACAGTATCTTCACGGAAGAGGAGGCGTGCATCAGACAGAATTTCCTCAAAGCTTGCAAATGAACATTCAGGTCTGGAGGCAGCTAATTCTTTGTTAGATCCAGATAAGCAGCCTACTGTAGAACAAGGTTCTTTGACAGCTACTATGAAAGATGATGATGACCAGTCTCAGAGAAATTCTGAAAGGTTGAGTGAAGAAGATAAGGGGGTCTATTCTTTCAAGCGAGCACTATCACGGTTGAACCCAGCACGGCAGAAAAAGTTTTTTTGGTCAGAGGAGGCTGAGAG GCAATTAGTGATTGTATATGCTAGACACCGAGCTGCTCGGGGGGCAAAATTTCACCGTACAGAATGGCTGTCAATTTCAAATCTCCCAGCACCTCCTGATGCGTGCAAAAGAAGAATGGCGTTGTTAAATAGTTTTATCCCTTTCAGAGAGGCTGTTATGAAACTATGCACTATTCTTTCAGACCAATATGCAAAGTACATTGAGAAGTTCCAGGACAAGATGTCGATTAATGCAGATTCTGAAGAGATGATTCGTGGTCCTGCCTCTGAAGAAGCTGGCATGCTTGAGAAATGGGCTAATTTTGATGAGGATATTATTAAGGTTGCATTGGATGATGTCTTAAGATGCAAAAGATTGGCTAAGCTGAATGCTGCTCGGGAAACGTTCCCGGAGCAGGAAATAAGCGTGCATGAT GACGTCGAAGATTGTGGTCAGAGTGGTCAATTATCAAGCACCGAGCAACgtcttagaaaaaaattgcatataaATACGGGTGCAACAATTTTGAGACAG ATGCATGAATCAGTTGCTGTTGCAAATGCTGTGGAGCTATTTAAGCTTATCTTTCTAAGCAAATCGAAAGCTCCAGAAGCACCGACTTTACTGGCCGAAACACTACGTCGTTATTCTGAGCATGACCTCTGTGCTGCTTTTAATTacttgagagagaagaaaattatG ATTGGAGGTGGCAGTGGTCAATTTGAATTATCACAGACCTTCTTGCATAGTATCACTTCAACTGAATTTCCCGCTGATACTGGAAGCAGAGCTGCTAAGCTTGCTCTCTGGCTtcatgagagagaaaatgatttAGTCGAAGAGGGCATTGAAGCTCCATCAGATCTCCAGTGTGGTGAAGTATTTTCTTTATGTACACTACTATCTTCAGGTGAACTGTCAATTACCCCATTGCTACCCAATGAAGGTGTTGGAGAGACAGAAGATAACAGACCTTCTAAACGTAAAAGTGATACCGCAGAGCCTGATGGCGGATCaccacaaaaattaagaaaaacattTGCTGGGGACAGTGAGATGTCTTCTCGGAGAGAAAAAGGGTTTGCCAGCATAAAGTTATGCTTGAAACGTGAAACAATTCCAAGAATAATGGCCATGGACTCGCTCGGAAAGGTGAACATGTATCCAACCCCATTTCTTGGTGGAAACGATCAAAGCAATATTTCGTCTGCTTTGGATGACATTGCTGATCATGCAAGTGATATTATTGATACTGGGACGATAGATCATCCCACTTTCCAGCTTAGCGAATCTCAATGGGAAGCTATGACGGACTATGCCAAGCATCTATTTTCTTCATGTTCTTATGAAGTAAATAGTCTGTTGCTTCAACCCGACTTATTCAAAACACTCTATTCAGCCATTCAGAAGTCTGGTGACAACGGTTTGAGAATGAAAGAGATCCAAAAATTTCTGAACATCAAGG aagagaaaatattggAAGTTATAATCGATGTGCTTGAAGCATTTGGGCGAGCGTTAAAG GTCAATGCTTACAATTCAGTTCACGTGGTTGATTCTCTATATCGATCGAAATATTTCTTGACCAGTATAGATGATCGTGTTGCTCATCATCTCAAATCGCAAAGGAAAACCAAGGACGGTGAGGCTTCACCTTTTGATCTTGATAATCAAAGGGAGATTTTGGCTGCCTCGGAGGATATGATCAACACAAATGACATTGAAGGACACAGagtcacaattttaaattgtccCATAGGCGTCACAGATCCTCCTGAAGTTGCTTCGACCAAAGTGACTAGAGTAGAAAATCTTGAATGCTGTAGTACTCATTCAAATAGGATATGTAGACCCCTGTTGCCATGGATGAATGGAGATGGTACTATAAATGAGCTTATATACAACAGGCTTCTTCGCCGTGTTCTTGGTATTGTTGTGCTAAATCCAGGGATATTAGAG GATGAAATCATAAATCGGATGCAAGGTCTAAATCCTCAG AGCTGCAGGCAGCTGCTACAGATGATGATTCTGAATAACCACATAACTACCCGAAAAATGCAGCAGATGACATCTTCTCAGCCTCCATCCATTCTGGCAAATCTTCTTGGTGATACATGCAAAAAGTCTAAGCTGGTATGTCGAGTCCATTTCTTTGCGAATCCCTCGACCACAACCTTGTTGTAG